One segment of Leptidea sinapis chromosome 33, ilLepSina1.1, whole genome shotgun sequence DNA contains the following:
- the LOC126974791 gene encoding protein lethal(2)essential for life-like → MSLLPFILGHDHPHRLYDQDFGLAMTPEDLLTATVAPMLSRDYYRPWRQLAAVARDIGSTIKSDKDKFQVNLDVQHFKPDEISVKTVDGYIVIEGKHEEKQDEHGYVTRHFTRRYAIPDGCNPDTVESRLSSDGVLTVVAPKATPAVQNERSVPISQTGPVRKEIKDQTSQASANGEK, encoded by the coding sequence atGTCTCTGCTACCATTTATTCTTGGCCACGATCATCCCCATCGCCTTTACGATCAGGATTTTGGCTTGGCAATGACGCCCGAAGATTTACTGACTGCAACAGTTGCTCCTATGTTATCCCGGGACTACTACCGACCATGGCGTCAATTGGCTGCCGTAGCTCGTGACATCGGGTCGACCATCAAGTCCGACAAAGATAAATTCCAAGTCAATCTAGATGTGCAGCATTTCAAGCCGGACGAAATCTCTGTGAAGACTGTTGATGGTTATATTGTCATAGAAGGCAAACACGAAGAAAAGCAGGACGAACACGGGTATGTAACCCGACATTTCACACGTCGGTACGCTATTCCAGATGGTTGTAACCCTGACACCGTCGAATCACGATTGTCTTCTGATGGTGTGCTAACTGTGGTTGCTCCGAAGGCTACACCAGCAGTCCAGAACGAGAGGAGCGTCCCTATATCACAGACGGGGCCTGTGAGGAAGGAGATCAAGGACCAAACTTCTCAAGCCAGTGCTAACGGTGAAAAGTGA
- the LOC126974789 gene encoding protein lethal(2)essential for life-like codes for MRALAFLGFFAIIFASSRSEEKCPTKAEEVKKNQLHDQDFGMAITPDDIFSHFMSPFLFRDYVRPWRLLESLAHDHGSTIMVEKDKFQVNLDVQHFSPQEITVRTADGYVIVEAKHEEKKDEHGFISRQFVRKYNLPEGAESQDVVSTLSSDGVLTITAPRKVVDEKGERTVPITQTGPVRKEAKESAPEGSCEKDKCGK; via the coding sequence atgagaGCATTAGCATTCCTGGGCTTCTTCGCCATTATTTTCGCTAGTTCACGAAGTGAAGAAAAATGTCCAACTAAAGCAGAAGAAGTAAAGAAAAACCAGCTACACGACCAGGATTTCGGCATGGCAATAACTCCTGATGACATATTCTCACATTTCATGAGTCCCTTCCTCTTCAGAGATTACGTTAGACCCTGGAGACTTTTGGAATCGTTAGCACACGATCATGGTTCAACAATAATGGTGGAGAAAGACAAGTTCCAGGTAAACTTGGATGTGCAGCACTTTTCTCCTCAAGAGATTACTGTTAGAACTGCTGATGGTTACGTTATAGTGGAGGCTAAGCACGAGGAGAAGAAAGACGAGCATGGGTTTATTTCGCGACAGTTTGTGAGGAAGTACAATTTGCCGGAAGGTGCTGAGTCTCAAGATGTTGTCTCAACTTTATCCAGTGATGGTGTTCTTACGATAACCGCGCCGAGGAAGGTGGTGGACGAGAAGGGTGAGAGAACAGTGCCCATCACACAGACCGGTCCTGTGCGCAAGGAAGCTAAGGAGAGTGCTCCCGAAGGATCGTGCGAGAAAGATAAGTGcggaaaataa
- the LOC126974784 gene encoding uncharacterized protein LOC126974784 isoform X2, with protein MVNNCCVTGCKRNSKLHKNLNFYSLPRDKKRQEQWLIAAGKQDLLKCDSEKLKKHLRFCSRHFKPSAIVFKHLKSNAVPSEKLAGSFDESDNVTTVHDGVICDVCKGTIEGFRYKCVTCDNFDLCQKCEMLQSHSQHCMFRIPHKLKFKLADELLEKWQELLAKSNITSDTLECKMEDMSSDDDEPITKYITNYTPENLSDDVKKDIQKEVLKAMKSVKKNKLKSKEAKEVEFMNVPEVEDSNSVKDSDSVQVPELAFADVSSMKQITQNDEVKLESLPLVCMANTADDNTAHLQPVLYLKINDVLTTLVIGASSDMMSQGPIGEISHTADPELISHTATADNISHVNAEISNTFGG; from the exons ATGGTAAACAACTGCTGCGTTACAGGTTGCAAGCGAAACAGTAAACTACATAAAAATCTGAATTTCTATAGTTTGCCTAGAGACAAAAAGAg GCAAGAGCAGTGGTTAATTGCAGCAGGAAAACAAGATCTATTAAAATGTGATTCAGAGAAGTTAAAAAAGCATCTAAGATTTTGTTCAAGACATTTCAAACCTTCCGcgattgtttttaaacatttaaaatcaaATGCAGTGCCTTCTGAAAAGTTAGCTGGAAGTTTTG ATGAGTCTGACAATGTGACAACAGTGCATGATGGTGTCATATGTGATGTGTGTAAAGGAACCATTGAAGGGTTCAGGTACAAATGTGTCACATGTGACAATTTCGATCTCTGTCAGAAGTGTGAAATGCTGCAGTCACATTCTCAACATTGCATGTTTAGGATACCACACAAGTTAAAATTT AAGCTTGCAGACGAATTGTTAGAAAAATGGCAGGAGCTTCTAGCAAAGAGCAACATCACATCAGACACGCTAGAATGTAAGATGGAAGACATGTCCAGTGACGACGATGAGCCCATCACCAAGTATATCACCAACTATACCCCAGAAAACTTAAGTGATGATGTTAAGAAAGATATACAGAAAGAAGTTTTAAAAGCGATGAAATCTGTGAAAAAGAATAAGTTGAAGTCAAAAGAAGCGAAAGAGGTTGAATTTATGAATGTTCCTGAAGTGGAAGATTCTAATAGTGTTAAAGATTCGGATTCAGTGCAG GTACCCGAGTTAGCATTTGCGGATGTGAGCAGCATGAAACAAATCACTCAGAATGATGAGGTGAAACTGGAATCATTACCACTTGTGTGTATGGCCAACACAGCTGATGATAAtacag CTCACCTACAACCTGTTCTATACTTGAAGATAAATGATGTGCTTACGACATTGGTTATTGGGGCTAGCTCGGATATGATGTCACAAGGTCCGATAGGAGAAATTTCACATACAGCCGACCCGGAATTAATATCACATACAGCTACTGCAGATAATATATCACATGTTAATGCGGAAATATCAAACACTTTTGGGggttaa
- the LOC126974784 gene encoding uncharacterized protein LOC126974784 isoform X1, translating into MVNNCCVTGCKRNSKLHKNLNFYSLPRDKKRQEQWLIAAGKQDLLKCDSEKLKKHLRFCSRHFKPSAIVFKHLKSNAVPSEKLAGSFDESDNVTTVHDGVICDVCKGTIEGFRYKCVTCDNFDLCQKCEMLQSHSQHCMFRIPHKLKFKLADELLEKWQELLAKSNITSDTLECKMEDMSSDDDEPITKYITNYTPENLSDDVKKDIQKEVLKAMKSVKKNKLKSKEAKEVEFMNVPEVEDSNSVKDSDSVQQVPELAFADVSSMKQITQNDEVKLESLPLVCMANTADDNTAHLQPVLYLKINDVLTTLVIGASSDMMSQGPIGEISHTADPELISHTATADNISHVNAEISNTFGG; encoded by the exons ATGGTAAACAACTGCTGCGTTACAGGTTGCAAGCGAAACAGTAAACTACATAAAAATCTGAATTTCTATAGTTTGCCTAGAGACAAAAAGAg GCAAGAGCAGTGGTTAATTGCAGCAGGAAAACAAGATCTATTAAAATGTGATTCAGAGAAGTTAAAAAAGCATCTAAGATTTTGTTCAAGACATTTCAAACCTTCCGcgattgtttttaaacatttaaaatcaaATGCAGTGCCTTCTGAAAAGTTAGCTGGAAGTTTTG ATGAGTCTGACAATGTGACAACAGTGCATGATGGTGTCATATGTGATGTGTGTAAAGGAACCATTGAAGGGTTCAGGTACAAATGTGTCACATGTGACAATTTCGATCTCTGTCAGAAGTGTGAAATGCTGCAGTCACATTCTCAACATTGCATGTTTAGGATACCACACAAGTTAAAATTT AAGCTTGCAGACGAATTGTTAGAAAAATGGCAGGAGCTTCTAGCAAAGAGCAACATCACATCAGACACGCTAGAATGTAAGATGGAAGACATGTCCAGTGACGACGATGAGCCCATCACCAAGTATATCACCAACTATACCCCAGAAAACTTAAGTGATGATGTTAAGAAAGATATACAGAAAGAAGTTTTAAAAGCGATGAAATCTGTGAAAAAGAATAAGTTGAAGTCAAAAGAAGCGAAAGAGGTTGAATTTATGAATGTTCCTGAAGTGGAAGATTCTAATAGTGTTAAAGATTCGGATTCAGTGCAG CAGGTACCCGAGTTAGCATTTGCGGATGTGAGCAGCATGAAACAAATCACTCAGAATGATGAGGTGAAACTGGAATCATTACCACTTGTGTGTATGGCCAACACAGCTGATGATAAtacag CTCACCTACAACCTGTTCTATACTTGAAGATAAATGATGTGCTTACGACATTGGTTATTGGGGCTAGCTCGGATATGATGTCACAAGGTCCGATAGGAGAAATTTCACATACAGCCGACCCGGAATTAATATCACATACAGCTACTGCAGATAATATATCACATGTTAATGCGGAAATATCAAACACTTTTGGGggttaa